The Bacteroidota bacterium genomic interval CCGCCACCCTGGACGAAGTGCGCAAAAACGACTACGTACTCACCCCCGGCCGCTACGTGGGCGCCGAGGAAACCGAGGTGGACGAAGAAGCCTACGAAGCCCAGATGCAGCACCTCACACAGCAGCTGGCGGCACAGATGGCCGAGGGCGAACGGCTGAATGCTAAAATACTAGAAAACCTCAAGGAGCTGGGGTACGGAAATTAAATAACCCAAAGGGTTAATCTATTTACGCAGAAAATACGTATACTTGCATGGATATTTCATTCAGACCTGCAAAACTGGAAAAGACAGTTGCCACACCAAGGGACGTAAAGAAGCACTATGGGGACAATACCAAAAGCATCATTGCAAGGCTGGAAGATCTAGCCTCGGCACCCAACCTGGAGGTAATGCGCACCCTGCCGGGAAAGACACATGAACTGAAAGGGGACAGGGCCGGAGAGCTGGGCATACACGTATCGGCCAACCACCGTATCACCTTTCGGCCCAGTCATGATCCCCTACCCCGCAAAGCTGATGGGAGCCTGGACTGGCAGCAGGTAACCGCAATAGTGATAGA includes:
- a CDS encoding killer suppression protein HigA is translated as MDISFRPAKLEKTVATPRDVKKHYGDNTKSIIARLEDLASAPNLEVMRTLPGKTHELKGDRAGELGIHVSANHRITFRPSHDPLPRKADGSLDWQQVTAIVIDEINEDYHRR